Proteins from a single region of Candidatus Syntrophoarchaeum caldarius:
- a CDS encoding endonuclease IV yields the protein MVKVGFHVSIAGSVDKAVDRAVAGGCDTFQIFSRNPRGWRIKELTPTEIELFIEKVKESRIYPPVDHMPYLPNLASPEEDVYRRSVDALITELERCGMLEIPYLVTHLGSHKGSGLENGYRRVADAINTAFSRVDNDVILLLENTAGTKNSVGGAFEDISAIMDLIDRIDRIGVCFDTCHAFVAGYEIRTREGLDATLKHFDEVIGLSQLKLLHINDTKGDLGSRLDRHEHIGLGMIGEDGFRVILRDPRLRDLPMILETPVDQRRGDLDNIRKVRELAD from the coding sequence ATGGTGAAGGTTGGCTTTCACGTCTCGATCGCTGGTTCGGTAGATAAAGCAGTCGATCGAGCGGTTGCTGGCGGGTGTGATACATTCCAGATATTCTCGAGAAACCCCCGTGGATGGCGGATAAAGGAGCTTACACCGACTGAGATTGAGCTGTTTATCGAGAAAGTCAAAGAGTCCAGGATATATCCTCCGGTCGATCACATGCCGTATCTCCCAAACCTCGCATCACCTGAGGAGGATGTTTACAGGCGATCGGTGGATGCGCTCATCACCGAGCTTGAGAGATGTGGTATGCTCGAGATCCCATACCTTGTCACACATCTCGGGAGTCATAAGGGAAGCGGGCTTGAGAATGGGTACAGAAGGGTCGCAGATGCGATAAATACAGCCTTCAGCAGGGTTGACAACGATGTAATCCTCCTTCTTGAGAACACAGCAGGAACAAAGAACAGCGTTGGCGGAGCTTTCGAGGATATAAGTGCGATAATGGACCTCATTGATAGGATAGACCGAATTGGTGTCTGTTTTGATACCTGCCATGCGTTTGTTGCCGGATATGAGATCAGAACCAGGGAAGGGCTTGACGCAACCCTGAAGCATTTTGATGAGGTGATCGGTCTCTCTCAGCTCAAACTGCTTCATATCAATGATACGAAGGGTGATCTTGGTTCAAGGCTTGATCGTCACGAGCACATCGGGCTTGGTATGATCGGAGAGGATGGGTTCAGGGTGATCCTGCGAGATCCTCGCCTCAGGGATCTCCCCATGATACTTGAGACCCCTGTTGATCAGCGCCGGGGGGATCTTGACAACATACGCAAGGTGAGGGAGCTTGCCGATTGA